A part of Microaerobacter geothermalis genomic DNA contains:
- a CDS encoding cupredoxin domain-containing protein codes for MKKVIILLFALSLVALVAIGCSKTTTEELPVADKQQTNVKAKEEQKQETDAPKEEGVVENSGDIKAQMMIANYIIAEQGVHLMAEELEKGNLDEGFLRKVQKAKATVESIEWSDEVKAEADTFLKDVTELEKALIANDVEAAKGPAEAAHESQHDLDKKVAKVVKEMTGGDIKAQMMIANYIIAEQGVHLMAEELEKGNLDEGFLRKVQKAKATVESIEWSDEVKAEADTFLKDVTELEKALIANDVEAAKGPAEAAHESQHDLDKKVASTVMEMKSVSTQVQVIGSTAKNETSVEEEGIPLTIKDWGFENKLELKKGSNVVTVTNTGNMPHGVLIPELGFISEDIAAGETVTLEINAEKTGTFKFLCSVPECGTPEQHGGMIGEVVVQ; via the coding sequence ATGAAAAAAGTTATTATATTGTTATTTGCGCTATCTTTAGTAGCGCTAGTAGCAATTGGTTGCTCCAAAACAACTACTGAAGAACTACCTGTAGCCGATAAACAACAAACCAATGTCAAGGCGAAGGAAGAGCAGAAACAAGAAACGGATGCACCGAAGGAAGAAGGTGTAGTTGAGAATTCTGGAGATATAAAAGCCCAAATGATGATTGCAAACTACATCATTGCTGAGCAAGGCGTTCATTTAATGGCTGAAGAATTGGAAAAAGGAAATCTGGATGAAGGGTTCTTGAGAAAAGTTCAAAAGGCAAAGGCAACGGTTGAAAGCATTGAATGGTCAGACGAAGTGAAAGCAGAAGCAGACACATTCTTGAAGGATGTAACTGAATTGGAGAAAGCCCTCATTGCTAATGATGTGGAAGCGGCCAAAGGACCAGCCGAAGCAGCCCACGAAAGCCAGCATGACTTGGATAAGAAAGTGGCTAAAGTTGTAAAAGAGATGACAGGTGGGGATATAAAAGCCCAAATGATGATTGCAAACTACATCATTGCTGAGCAAGGCGTTCATTTAATGGCTGAGGAATTGGAAAAAGGAAATCTGGATGAAGGGTTCTTGAGAAAAGTTCAAAAGGCAAAGGCAACGGTTGAAAGCATTGAATGGTCAGACGAAGTGAAAGCAGAAGCAGACACATTCTTGAAGGATGTAACTGAATTGGAGAAAGCCCTCATTGCTAATGATGTGGAAGCGGCCAAAGGACCAGCTGAAGCAGCCCATGAAAGCCAGCATGACTTGGATAAAAAAGTAGCCAGTACTGTAATGGAAATGAAATCTGTCTCAACTCAAGTTCAAGTAATCGGCTCAACAGCTAAGAATGAGACTTCAGTAGAGGAAGAAGGAATTCCATTAACGATTAAAGACTGGGGTTTTGAAAATAAATTGGAATTGAAAAAGGGTAGCAATGTGGTGACAGTTACCAATACAGGAAATATGCCGCACGGAGTCTTGATTCCTGAACTTGGATTTATCAGTGAAGATATTGCCGCCGGGGAAACCGTTACATTGGAAATCAATGCTGAAAAAACTGGAACATTTAAGTTCCTATGCAGTGTTCCTGAATGCGGAACTCCAGAACAGCATGGAGGAATGATCGGAGAAGTTGTCGTTCAATAA